The genomic segment CTTCAGCGGTATCTCCTGCCTGATGACCCAGCCGGTGCGCGCCATGACGCTGCCGTCGGACCAGTAGTACACGTTGTCCTGTTGTGTGGCGAAGGAGTTGAGGTCGTCCGGTATGTCTGTGGTGGCGTACGCGATCGTGACGAAGCCGGTCAAGCCGAGCGCAAAGTACAGGAAAGCGCCCAGCCACTGGCGCCACGAAGGCAGCCACCGGCGCCAACCGCTGCGGCCCGGCCGGGGGTAGGCCGGACGCAGCCGGCGCAGTTGTCCGCGCGCCACGGCGAGGGCGCCGGGTATGCCACCCGTCGTGGTCCGCTGCCTGGACTTCCTGCGTCGGCCGGTCGCCGCGCGGCGTCCCCCCGGTGCCGCCCGCCGTCTCCCGCCGCCCTGGCCTGCGGCCATCTTGCGCCCACCCACCCCGTATGCCTCCTCTGTTGCGCTCTGGCGCTCACATTAGAGGCAGTTGGAGGCGTACGGCCGGGCCCGTGGGCCCTGGCTGCCTGGTCCGGGAGCTTCCGGGTTCCGCAAAAGAGGGGGGCAACGGCTCGGGAAGGGCCCGCACTTGTGTCAAGATTCCGTGCCCCTGTCGGGGAGATACGGCAACGGAAGAGGAAACGCAGTGATATCCATAGCGATACCCAAGAGATACAGATCCGCCGCCATCGCCGGTGTGACCGCGGCCGTGACGTCCGGCTGCCTGCTCGCGCCCACCGCGCACGCGGACGCCGGTGCCGTGCCCCGCAAGGCCGACCAGCGGACGCTCGCCACCTTCGCCCGCATCGCCGACGATGTCCTCTCCCGGCGCACCCAGGCCCTGGTGGAGGACCGCGCGGGGCGCGGCGGCCAGGACACCGGAGCGGTGACGCCGCGCATGTCCGGTCGGCTGCGGACGGACGAGGACGCCGCGCTGCGGTCGCTGCGCGCCCGCAAGTCGCGCCTCGCCCAGCTCGGCGAGGCCTACACGAAGGCGGACACCCGCGTCGTCGTGGACAGCGCCACGCTCACCGGCAGCACGGCGACCGTCCAGGTCACCGCGTCGTCGACGCTCACGTACAAGAAGGTGAGCGCGGGCGGGCCGCGCACCACCGCGTTCTCGACGCGGCAGGAGCTGAAGCTCGCGAACACGAAGGACGGGGGCTGGCAGCTGACCGCGATCACCTCGCGCAACAAGGGTCCTGTCGCGGTCGACGAACCCTCGGCGGCCCGGACGAACACCGTCGACGACGACGGCAACCAGTACCCGGACGGCACCCCGGCCTCCACCAAGTACCCCACCACGCCGATGCCCTCGGGCAAGACGACCGGTGCCTACGACTACTCCGCCATGGCGCAGTACGCGGAGAAGTACTGGCGCAGCTACAACCCGGCCTACCGCAAGTTCAACGGCGCCGGCGGCGACTGCACCAACTTCGTCAGCCAGGCGCTGAAGGCGGGCGGCTGGAAGCCCGTCCCCGGCTCCGCCTACGACTACCGGAACTGGTGGTACGAGAGCGCGGGCCAGAGCACCTCCTGGGTCGGGGTGAACGAATGGGCATGGTTCACGCTGTCCAACCGGCGGGCCCCGAACCTGGCGAGCGCCTACCAGTTGGACGTCGGCGACGTCCTGCAGGTGGACTTCGACAAGAACGGGTCCAAGGACCACACCATGCTGGTGACGTACCGCAACAGGCAGGGCATGCCGTACCTGACCTACCACTCCACCGACACCTACCGCAGGTCGCTCGCGAGCCTGATCGCGTCCTACCCCGACGCGCGCTACTTCGCGTACCGCACCTGACGGCGACAGGCTCTCAGGCCCCGTAGAACCGTTCCTCCACCACGGCCCGGGCCCTGCGCGTGATGCGCCGGTAGTCGTCCAGCATCTCGCCGACGTGGCCCGGGTCGTACCCCAGATACCGGGCGACGGCCGCCAGTTCGCGGCCGTCGGAGGGGAACGTGTCGCCGGCCCGGCCGCGCACCAGCATGACCGCGTTGCGGACGCGGGCCGCGAGGACCCACGCCTCGTCGAGGGTCGCCGCGTCCTGCGCCGGGATCAGCTCCGCGGCGCAGGCCGCGGCCAGGGCCTCACGGGTCCGGGTCGTGCGCAGTCCCGGTTCGGCCCAGCCGTGCTCCAGCTGGAGGAGCTGGACGGTCCACTCGACGTCGGAGAGGCCGCCGCGGCCCAGCTTCGCGTTGAGGGTGGGGTCGGCGCCGCGCGGCATGCGCTCCGCCTCCATGCGGGCCTTGAGGCGGCGGATCTCGCGGATCGCGTCCTCGCCGATACCCTCCGCCGGGTAGCGCAGCGGGTCGACGAGTTCGATGAAGGCGCGCCCGAGGTCCGCGTCGCCCGCGACCGGTTCGGCCCGCAGCAGCGCCTGGGACTCCCATACGAGGGACCAGCGGCGATAGTACGCCTCGTACGACCGAAGGGTGCGCACCAGCGGGCCGCTGCGGCCCTCCGGGCGCAGGTCGGCGTCGATGAGCAGCGGCGGGTCCGCGGAGGGCAGTTGCAGGAGCCTGCGCATCTCGGCGACGACCTTCGCCGCCGCCTTCGACGCTTCCTGTTCGTCGGCGCCCTCGCGCGGCTCGTGCACGAAGAGGACGTCGGCGTCCGAGCCGTAGCTCAGCTCGTGGCCGCCGAAGCGGCCCATGCCGATGACGGCGAAGCGGGTGGGGAGCGTGTCGCCCCAGCCTTCGCGGACGACGGCGCGCAGCGTGCCCGCGATGGTGGCTGCCGTCAGGTCCGACACGGCGTCGCCCACACGGTCCACGAGCGTGCCGGGGTCGGCCTCGGCGGGGCTGTCCTCCGTGCCGTACGAGCCGATGAGGTCGCCTGCGGCGGTGCGGAACATCTCGCGGCGCCGCACCCCGCGCGCCACGGTCACGGCCTGCTCGGCGCCGTCCGCGCGGCGCACCGCGGCCAGTATCTCCTGCTCCAGGTGGGCGCGGCCGCGCGGTTCCAGGCCGCCGGAGTCGCCGAGGATGGCGACGGCCTCGGGGGCGCGCAGCAGCAGGTCGGGGGCGAGGCGTCCGGCGGAAAGGACGCGGGCGAGGTTCTCCGCGGCGGCGCCCTCGTCCCGCAGCAGCCGCAGGTACCAGGGGGTCTTGCCGAGCGCGTCGGACACCTTGCGGAAGCCGAGGAGCCCCGCGTCGGGGTCGGCGGAGTCGGCGAACCAGCCGAGGAGTACCGGCAGCAGGGTGCGCTGGATGGCCGCCTTGCGGGTGACGCCGGAGGCCAGCGCCTCCAGGTGCCTGAGCGCCGCGCTGGGATCCGCGTAGCCGAGCGCCACGAGGCGTTCGCGGGCCGCCTCCAGGCTCAGCCGCGCCTCGCCGGGGGCGAGTTGCGCGACGGCGTCGAGCAGCGGGCGGTAGAAGAGCTTCTCGTGGAGCCTGCGCACCACGGAGGTGTGCCGTTTCCAGGCGCGGCCGAGCTCGGTGATCGGCTCGGTGCGCATGCCGAGGGAGCGGCCGATGCGCCGCAGGTCCGCGTCGTCCTCGGGCACGAGGTGGGTGCGGCGCAGTTTGTAGAGCTGAATGCGGTGTTCGAGGGAGCGCAGGAAGCGGTACGCGTCGTCGAGCTGAGCGGCGTCCACGCGCCCCACGTAGCCGCCCGCACCGAGCGCCTGGAGCGCGACGAGCGTCGAGCCGCTGCGCAGCGACCGGTCGCTGCGGCCGTGCACCAGCTGGAGCATCTGCACGGCGAACTCGACGTCGCGCAGTCCGCCGGGGCCGAGCTTCAGCTCCCGGTCGACCTCGCCCGCCGGGATGTTCTCGACGACCCTGCGCCGCATCTTCTGCACGTCGGGCACGAAGTTCTCGCGCTCGGCGGCCTGCCAGACGAGCGGGGCGAGCGCGTCGACGTACTCCTCGCCGAGCGCGAGGTCGCCCGCGACCGGGCGGGCCTTGAGCAGCGCCTGGAACTCCCAGGTCTTGGCCCAGCGCTGGTAGTACGCGAGGTGGCTGGAGAGCGTGCGGACCAGGGGGCCGTTCCTGCCCTCGGGGCGGAGGTTCGCGTCGACGGGCCAGATGGTGCCCTCGACGTTCGTGTCGGAGCAGATCCGCATCATGTGCGAGGCGAGGCGGGTCGCGGCCCGGATCGCCTTGTCCTCGTCGGTGCCCTCGGTGGCCTCGCCGACGAAGATGACGTCGACGTCGGACACGTAGTTCAGTTCGTGGCCGCCGCACTTGCCCATCGCGATCACCGCGAGCCTGCACTGCGCGGCATCGCCGGGCGCCGCGGCGCGGGCCTGGGCGAGCGCGGCCCGCAGCGTCGCCGTCGCGAGGTCCGCGAGCTCGGCCGCCGCCTCGGCGACGTCGGTCGTGCCGCACACGTCGCGGGCCGCGATGGAGAGCAGGCAGCGGCGGTAGGCGACGCGCAGCGACTCGGGGTCGGCGGCGTCGGCGAGGCCCCGCTCGAACTCCGCCACGCCGGGGTGCAGGTCCGCCGATTCGTAGGTGACGAGGGCGCGCCAGTCCAGGGGGTGCCTCGCGAGGTGGTCGGCGAGGGCCTCGGAGGCGCCGAGCACGCCGAGGAGCCGGTCGCGCAGGGGCTTGGCGGTGACGAGGGTGTCGAGCAGCTCGCGCCGCCCGAGGTCGTCGTCCTGCGCCTCCACGAGCCGGACCAGGCCGAGAAGGGCCAGGTCGGGGTCGGCGGTGGCGCCGAGCGCGTCCAGGAGCAGCGGGTCGTCGCGCACGGCGCTCAGCGCGGGGTCGTCGAGGAGCCGTTCCGCGGCGGACGGGTCGGTGAAGCCGTGCCGCAGCAGCCGTGTGAACGTACTGCTTCGTCGCCCTTGCGGCACCGTCATGCGAGCCTCCGTTCGATCACTCCTCGGCCCGAGCCTAAGGCCTCCCCGGCGAACCGGCGCCCGGCCACCCCGCGACACCCTGCGCGCGGCCGCTGACAGGCTCTCAACTCCCTGGTGTACTGCGGCGCATGGAATACACACTCGAAGTGATCCCGCTGCCCGTCAGTGACATCGACCGGGCGAAGGAGTTCTACAGCGACAAGCTGGGCTTCCACGTCGACATCGACACGGAGGTCATGCCGGGCATGCGCATCGTCCAGCTGACCCCGCCGGGGTCCGGCTGTTCCATCGCCCTTGCGGGCGACGCGCTCTGGGAGTCGATGGCGGGTCCGAGGCCGCCCGTCGGCTCCTACCAGGGCCTGCAGCTGTGCGTCGCCGACGCGAAGGCCGCGCACGCCGAGCTGGTCGCGCGCGGGCTCGACGTCTCCGAGCCGGTGCAGCACGCGCCGCAGGACGGCGGCACGTTCATGTACTTCTCGGACCCGGACGGCAACGGCTGGGCGATCCAGGAGTACCGGGTGCGGGCGACGACGCCGCTGCGCGAGGCGATCACCCCGCAGGACTGACGGCCAGGACCTGCGGCGCGATGTTCTTGATCATGGTGTTGGTCCAGCGCATCTGCCGCAGCGTCCGCGGATGACACTCCGATGCGAGGGCGAGCAGCGCCTCGTCGCGGGTGGCCTGCGCGGCCTGGGCGAGCATCTCCCAGTGCAGGGAGTTCTCGACGGCGGCGAGGTGGAGGGCGCTCAGGTCGCGCAGGAGGAGCAGGCCGGGGTTGTCCTCGTCGGGGGCGAGTCCCGGCGCGCGCGTGTCCTCACCGGCCTGCTCCTGCCCTGCCCCGGCCTCCGCCAGGCGCCGGGCGTGCTCCTGGGACCAGTGGGCCAGGTCCGTGGCGACGTGGCGGACCTCGTGGTCGGCGCGGTGCCGGTCGGCCGCGGCGAGCAGTTCGGCGGCCAGTCGGCACTCGCCTCCGCGGAGGGTGCGCAGGGTGAGGTCGATGCCGTTCATTCGGTGTCCTCGGTGACGTGGGCGGAAGGGCCGCCCGCCGTGTCCGGTACGGAGCCGTGGCGGGTCGGGGCGGACGCGGTGGTCGTGGGCGCGGGGGCGATCTCGCCGTGGGCGCGCTCGACGAGGTGCAGCGCGGCCGCGGCCGTCTTGAACAGGGGTTGTTTGGAGACGGGGTCCCAGTCGGTCACGGTCGTCTCGTTCGCGGCACGGCCGGGGACCTCGCCGTCCGGGCCGCTGCCCGCCTTGGTGTCCCAGTAGCCGTAGTGGAAGGGGACGAAGAGCAGCCCCGTGCGGATGCCGGTCACCCGCAGCCGCCCCCGCAGGGATCCGCGGGGTGTGCTGACCTCGACCAGGTCGCCCTCGTCGAGGCCGAGGGCGCCCGCGTCGGCGGCGGACACCTCCACCCAGACGTCGGGGGCGGCATCGTTGAGCTGGGGTGCGCGGCCCGTCTTGGTGCGGGTGTGGAAGTGGTAGAGGGTGCGGCCGGTGGTGAGCTGGAACGGGTACCGGTCGTCGGGCTCTTCGTGGGGCGGCAGGTAGGCGGCCGCCTTGATCATGGCCTTGCCTTCGGGGTTGGATGCGCGGTACTCGTCGGCGTCGGTCGCGGCCCCCGTCCGAAGGTCCTTGCCGTACGTCTCGCAGTCGTCGGGCCGCGCCCAGCTGATGCCGTCGGTGTAGAGGCGGTCCGTGCCGTCCGGGGCGCCGTCGTCGCACGGCCACTGGATGCCGCTGCCGCCGCGCAGCTTCGCGTAGGTGAGGCCGGTGTAGTCGCAGGGCCGCCCGGCGCTGCACCGCTTCCACGCCTCGAACGCGGATTCCGGGTCGTGCCAGGTGACGAGGGGTCCGCCGGCTTTGTCGCGGAAGTCCATGCGGGCGGCGTAGTCGAGGAAGATGGCGAGGTCGGGGCGGGCCTCGCCCGGGGGCTCGACGGCCTTGTCGGCCAGGTGGACGGTGCGGTCGGCGTTGGTGAAGGTACCGGTCTTCTCGCCCCAGGTCGCGGCGGGCAGGACGACATCGGCGAGCTGCGCGGTCTCGGTGAGGAACAGGTCCTGCGCGACGACGAAGAGGCGGTCCTGCCCGAGGATCGCGCGGACACGGGCGAGCTCCGGCAGGGAGACGGCGGGGTTGGTACCGCTGATCCAGAGCATGCGGATCGAGCCCTGCTCGGCGTAGCGGAACATCTGCAGGGCGTGGGTGGGCGGCGCGAAGTGCGGGATGGTCTCCGGTTCCACGTTCCAGACCCGTGCCAGGTCGGCGACGTGGTCGTCGTTCTGCCAGTTGCGGAATCCGGGCAGGTCACCGTTGGCGCCGCACTCGCGGGTGTTCTGGGCGGTGGGCTGCCCGTTCATCTGCAGGACGCCCGCGCCGGGCCGCCCGAGCATGCCGCGGATCAGGTGCAGGTTGTTGATCTGCACGGCGGCGGCGGTGGCCTGGTGGGACTGGTAGACGCCCTGGAGGACGGTGGACAGGAGCCGGTCGGCGGTGCCGAGGAGCTCGGCGGCCTCCTCGATGCGGGCGGCGGGCACGTCGCAGATCCCGGCGGCCCACGCGGGCGTGCACTCCGCCACCTCGGACGCCAGCTCGTCGAAGCCGACGGTGTGCGCCGCGAGGTAGTCGTGGTCGACGCGGTCGGTGCGGATGATCTCGTGCAGGAGCGCGTTGAGCAGGGCTACGTTGGTGCCGCCGCGCGGCGCCAGATGTACGGCGGCCTCGCGGGCGACGCGCGTGGGGCGCGGGTCGACGCAGAGCAGCCGGGGCGGATCGCCGCCCGCCAGCCGGTCCAGGATTCGCATCCACTGCACGGGCTGGGTCTCGGCGATGTTGTGCCCGAAGAGCGCGATCGTGTCGGCGTGGTCGACGTCGTCGTAGCTGCCGGGCTGTCCGTCACAGCCGAAGGACTCCTTCAGCGCCTCGGCGGCGGTGGCCGTGCACAGCCGGGTGTTGCCGTCCAGGTGGTTGGTGCCGATGCCGGCGCGGGCCAGGACGGCGAGGGTGTAGTACTCCTCCAGGTACAGCTGCCCGCTGGTGTAGAAGCCGAGCGAGCCGGGACCGCTCTCGGCGAGCAGTTCCCGCGACCGGTCCGCGATCCGCTCCATGGCGGTGTCCCAGGAGCACTCCACAAGACGTCCGTCCCGGCGGATCAACGGCCGGGTCAGCCGGTCGGACGACGCGTTCGCCTGCCACCCGAACAGGTCCTTGGGGCCGAGCCGCCCCCGGTTGACCCGGTCGACCGCCCGGCCGCGCACCCCCGCGATACGCCCGTCGACGACGGCGATGTCCATGGCGTCGCCGTCGGAGTGCAGGATCGAGGCGGCCTGTACCCAGTCCGTCACGGAGTCGGCGTCGATGCCGTCCGCGAGGAACGTGTCGACCCGGGAAGGCCAGGGCTCGTGCCGGTCGTACGGGGTACGGCTGCCCCACGGCCGTGCGATCCGGTCCACCGAAGCGTCCACGCCTGCCTCCTGCTCGGCCCACGGCACCGTGCCGTGCCACGCGATCACGCGGCACGGCACGGGTACCCGGCTTGTGCCCGGGCATATCGAGGGCGGAGGGACGCGCGGGACGACTTCACCCGGGTGCCGGGCGCGTCGCGCTGCGCTCTACAGCACCGGCAGGTTCTTGCGGAGCTCGAAGGCGGTGACCTCGGAGCGGTACTCCTCCCACTCCTGCTTCTTGTTGCGCAGGAAGAAGTCGTAGACGTGCTCGCCAAGGGTCTCGGCGACCAGTTCGGACTTCTCCATGAGCGCGATGGCCTCGCCCAGGTTCTGCGGGAGCGGCTCGATGCCCAGCGCGCGGCGCTCGGCGTCGCGGAGCGCCCACACGTCGTCGTCGGCGCCCGGCGGGAGTTCGTACCCCTCCTCGATGCCCTTGAGTCCGGCGGCGAGCAGTACCGCGTACGTCAGGTAGGGGTTGGCGCCCGAGTCGATCGAGCGGACCTCGACGCGCGCGGAGCCCGTCTTGCCGGGCTTGTACATCGGGACGCGGATCAGCGCGGAGCGGTTGTTGTGGCCCCAGCAGATGTACGAGGGTGCCTCGCCGCCCGCGCCCGCGGTGCGCTCGGAGCCGCCCCAGATGCGCTTGTACGAGTTCACCCACTGGTTGGTGACCGCGGAGATCTCCGCGGCGTGCCGCAGCAGGCCCGCGATGAAGGAGCGGCCGACCTTCGAGAGCTGGTACTCGGCGCCGGACTCGTAGAACGCGTTGCGGTCCCCCTCGAAGAGGGAGAGGTGCGTGTGCATGCCGGAGCCGGGGTGCTCGGAGAACGGTTTCGGCATGAAGGTGGCTTGCACCCCCTGTTCCAGCGCGACCTGCTTCATGACCAGGCGGAACGTCATGATGTTGTCGGCCGTGGAGAGCGCGTCGGCGTAGCGGAGGTCGATCTCCTGCTGGCCGGGGGCGCCCTCGTGGTGGCTGAACTCCACCGAGATGCCCATGGATTCGAGCATCGTGATGGCCTGGCGGCGGAAGTCCATGCCCACGTTCTGCGGGGTGTGGTCGAAGTAGCCGGAGTTGTCGGCGGGGGTGGGCCGCGAGCCGTCCAGCGGCTTGTCCTTCAGCAGGAAGAACTCGATCTCGGGGTGCGTGTAGAAGGTGAAGCCCAGGTCGGACGTCTTGGCGAGGGCGCGCTTGAGCACGTAGCGCGGGTCCGCGAAGGACGGGGAACCGTCGGGCATCAGGATGTCGCAGAACATGCGGGCCGTGCCGGGGGCCTCCGCGCGCCAGGGCAGCACCTGGAAGGTCGACGGGTCCGGCTTGGCGATCATGTCCGACTCGTACACCCGGGCGAAGCCCTCGATGGCCGAGCCGTCGAAGCCGATGCCCTCGTCGAAGGCCTGCTCCAGTTCGGCCGGGGCGACGGCCACCGACTTGAGGAAGCCGAGGACGTCCGTGAACCACAGGCGCACGAACCGGATGTCGCGCTCCTCCAACGTACGGAGCACGAATTCCTGCTGCTTGTTCATCTTCCGCTTCCACCCATCCTTGCTGGTCAGACCACCTGCATTCGCGCCCCGGGACACACCGGGCACACGAGCATCCCACTCCTTGGTTTCGTGTGCGTTGCGGGCCCCGTGCCGCGGCGTTCGAGCCGTTGTTCTTGCCGCTCTGTGCCCATAGTGCCTGCTGGACCCGCCGTCCGTAACGGCGGCGGGTCCCGACCCGTCGTCGGGCCGACCCCGCCGCTATCTCTTCACCGCCCACCCCGAGCTGCTCAGGGACCTCTTCAACCGCGGCAACCAGGCCGCGGGCACGCAGCGGCAGGCGCTTGCCGGCTCCATCGCCGCGTTCGCCACGCACCTGGTGGAGCACCCCGACGAGCGGCCCGACGTGATGCTGAACCGCATCGCCCACAAGCACGCGTCGCTCGGGGTGGCCCCCGACCAGTACGAGACGGTGCACCACCACCTCTCCGCCGCCATCGTCGAGGTGCTCGGCGACGCGGTCACCCCCGAGGTCGCCGCCGCGTGGGACGACGTCTACTGGCTCATGGCCGACGCCCTCATCGCGATCCAGGCAAACTGCTCCGTCGCGGCGGTCGGAGGACGGAGCCGGGAGGAGGCTCTGTGGTGTGGAGGCTCTCTGGTGTGGATGCTCTGTGGTGAGGATGCTCTGCGGTGAGGATGCTCTGCGGTACGGCCTGTAGTACGGCCCTTTCTCCGATTACGATCAGCGGACTCGTTCGTCGTCCCGTCCGTCCCTTTCCGCAGAAGGACACACCATGGGTTCCGCCAAGAACACGAGCAACGCTTCCCGCAAGGCCCGGATAGAGGAGATGCGCCGGGCCGAGCGCGCACGCGACCGCCGGGGCCGGGCCCTGACGATCACGGTCAGCGCGGTCGTCGTCGCGGCGCTCGGCGTGGGCGGCTACTTCCTCGTCTCCAAGGCCTCCGACGACTCCGACTCCGACTCGAAGAACAGTGCGCAGGACTGGCCGAAGTACAAGGTCTCGGCGGACGGCGAGAAGGTCTGGGGCAAGCTCGGCCGTACGCACGTCACGAAGACCGTGGACTATCCGATGACGCCGCCCGTGGGCGGGGACCACAATCAGGTCTGGATGAACTGCAACGGCGACGTCTACAAGAAGGAGATCCCGGAGATGAACGCCGTGCACTCCCTGGAGCACGGTGCCGTCTGGGTCACGTACAACGACAAGGCGAAGCCGGCGGACCTGAAGAAGCTGGAAGCGAAGGTGAAGGCCACGCCGTACTCGCTGATGAGTCCGGTGAAGGACCAGAAGGACCCCGTCATGCTGACCGCGTGGGCGCACCAGCGGACGGTGACGGGGGCGGACGACCCGAAGGTCAAGGAGTTCTTCTCCACGTACGTGCAGGGCAAGCAGACGCCGGAGCCGGGGGCGGCGTGCACGAGTGGGCTCGCGCAGTGAGTGGAGCGGGGTCGGTGGCGGGATCGGTGAGGTGGGGATCGGCGTGAGGCGGGGATCGGCGTGAGGTGGGGATCGGCGTGAGGCGGGGATCGGCATGAGGCGGCGTACCAACTGGATCGTCGGCGGGGTCGTGGCGGCGGTCGTCGCCGGGGGCGGGATCACCGCGGCGGTGGCCGCGACGGACTCCGACTCGGGTGGCTCGCCCGCGACTTCGTCCGCCGACGCGGGGTTCGCCCGCGACATGGCGGTCCACCACCAGCAGGCGGTGGAGATGTCGTACATCGTGCGGGACCGGACCAAGGACGAGGACGTACGGCGCCTCGCGTACGACATCGCCCAGACGCAGGCCAACCAGCGCGGGATGCTGCTCGGGTGGCTGGACCTGTGGGAGCTGCCGAAGGTGCCGGAGGGGGCGCCGATGGAGTGGATGGGCATGGGTGACATGCCGCCGGGCGAGGACGGTGCGCTGATGCCGGGGATGGCTACGGGGGCGGAGCTGAAGCGGTTGGGCGCGCTCGGCGGCAAGAAGGCGGAGATTTTTTACCTGCAGCTGATGATCCGGCATCACCGGGGTGGGGTGCATATGGCGCAGGGGTGCGTGGAGCGGTGCGAGGTGTCCGCGGAGCGGAGGCTGGCGCGGGGGATGGTGGAGTCGCAGGAGTCGGAGATCGAGCTGATGTCTTCCATGCTCAAGTCGCGCGGCGCGAAACCGTAGCTGGCGGGGCGCGTTGGGCGGGTTCGCCTTTGGCCCGTCTGTGGGTGCGGGGCCGCGGGGGTATGTGCGTACTCGCCATCCCTGCGCCCCGCCAGACGCTCCTGTTCGCCCCGGTCGGCTCGGTGCTCCGTGCGCACATACCCCCACGTCCCCTCCCGTCTCGCGAGCGCCTGCGGCCCGGTGGGGCCGAAGCGCCCGCCTTGACTCCACCGGCCGGCCACGTCCCACTCAAGTGGGCACAGCTCCCCCACCCACCCACCCGTCCCTACTCCCGCTGAACGTCGCGGGGTGAACGGGCGGGTGGGTGGGTGCGATCCGCCGCGGAGCGGCGGGGGTGGGGCTCCTGGCCGGGCAGGGCGGTGCGGGGCGACCACCCGCCCCGCTGGTCCGGGCCCAGGGGCCAGGTCACGCCAGGCGGCGTAGGTCCGACCGAAGAAGGCGGCCGCGCAGAGGGCGGCTCGTGACGTAGCGCTCGACCTCGCCCAC from the Streptomyces venezuelae genome contains:
- a CDS encoding amidase domain-containing protein, with the translated sequence MTAAVTSGCLLAPTAHADAGAVPRKADQRTLATFARIADDVLSRRTQALVEDRAGRGGQDTGAVTPRMSGRLRTDEDAALRSLRARKSRLAQLGEAYTKADTRVVVDSATLTGSTATVQVTASSTLTYKKVSAGGPRTTAFSTRQELKLANTKDGGWQLTAITSRNKGPVAVDEPSAARTNTVDDDGNQYPDGTPASTKYPTTPMPSGKTTGAYDYSAMAQYAEKYWRSYNPAYRKFNGAGGDCTNFVSQALKAGGWKPVPGSAYDYRNWWYESAGQSTSWVGVNEWAWFTLSNRRAPNLASAYQLDVGDVLQVDFDKNGSKDHTMLVTYRNRQGMPYLTYHSTDTYRRSLASLIASYPDARYFAYRT
- a CDS encoding bifunctional [glutamine synthetase] adenylyltransferase/[glutamine synthetase]-adenylyl-L-tyrosine phosphorylase, with translation MTVPQGRRSSTFTRLLRHGFTDPSAAERLLDDPALSAVRDDPLLLDALGATADPDLALLGLVRLVEAQDDDLGRRELLDTLVTAKPLRDRLLGVLGASEALADHLARHPLDWRALVTYESADLHPGVAEFERGLADAADPESLRVAYRRCLLSIAARDVCGTTDVAEAAAELADLATATLRAALAQARAAAPGDAAQCRLAVIAMGKCGGHELNYVSDVDVIFVGEATEGTDEDKAIRAATRLASHMMRICSDTNVEGTIWPVDANLRPEGRNGPLVRTLSSHLAYYQRWAKTWEFQALLKARPVAGDLALGEEYVDALAPLVWQAAERENFVPDVQKMRRRVVENIPAGEVDRELKLGPGGLRDVEFAVQMLQLVHGRSDRSLRSGSTLVALQALGAGGYVGRVDAAQLDDAYRFLRSLEHRIQLYKLRRTHLVPEDDADLRRIGRSLGMRTEPITELGRAWKRHTSVVRRLHEKLFYRPLLDAVAQLAPGEARLSLEAARERLVALGYADPSAALRHLEALASGVTRKAAIQRTLLPVLLGWFADSADPDAGLLGFRKVSDALGKTPWYLRLLRDEGAAAENLARVLSAGRLAPDLLLRAPEAVAILGDSGGLEPRGRAHLEQEILAAVRRADGAEQAVTVARGVRRREMFRTAAGDLIGSYGTEDSPAEADPGTLVDRVGDAVSDLTAATIAGTLRAVVREGWGDTLPTRFAVIGMGRFGGHELSYGSDADVLFVHEPREGADEQEASKAAAKVVAEMRRLLQLPSADPPLLIDADLRPEGRSGPLVRTLRSYEAYYRRWSLVWESQALLRAEPVAGDADLGRAFIELVDPLRYPAEGIGEDAIREIRRLKARMEAERMPRGADPTLNAKLGRGGLSDVEWTVQLLQLEHGWAEPGLRTTRTREALAAACAAELIPAQDAATLDEAWVLAARVRNAVMLVRGRAGDTFPSDGRELAAVARYLGYDPGHVGEMLDDYRRITRRARAVVEERFYGA
- a CDS encoding VOC family protein, with the protein product MEYTLEVIPLPVSDIDRAKEFYSDKLGFHVDIDTEVMPGMRIVQLTPPGSGCSIALAGDALWESMAGPRPPVGSYQGLQLCVADAKAAHAELVARGLDVSEPVQHAPQDGGTFMYFSDPDGNGWAIQEYRVRATTPLREAITPQD
- a CDS encoding molybdopterin oxidoreductase family protein, producing the protein MDASVDRIARPWGSRTPYDRHEPWPSRVDTFLADGIDADSVTDWVQAASILHSDGDAMDIAVVDGRIAGVRGRAVDRVNRGRLGPKDLFGWQANASSDRLTRPLIRRDGRLVECSWDTAMERIADRSRELLAESGPGSLGFYTSGQLYLEEYYTLAVLARAGIGTNHLDGNTRLCTATAAEALKESFGCDGQPGSYDDVDHADTIALFGHNIAETQPVQWMRILDRLAGGDPPRLLCVDPRPTRVAREAAVHLAPRGGTNVALLNALLHEIIRTDRVDHDYLAAHTVGFDELASEVAECTPAWAAGICDVPAARIEEAAELLGTADRLLSTVLQGVYQSHQATAAAVQINNLHLIRGMLGRPGAGVLQMNGQPTAQNTRECGANGDLPGFRNWQNDDHVADLARVWNVEPETIPHFAPPTHALQMFRYAEQGSIRMLWISGTNPAVSLPELARVRAILGQDRLFVVAQDLFLTETAQLADVVLPAATWGEKTGTFTNADRTVHLADKAVEPPGEARPDLAIFLDYAARMDFRDKAGGPLVTWHDPESAFEAWKRCSAGRPCDYTGLTYAKLRGGSGIQWPCDDGAPDGTDRLYTDGISWARPDDCETYGKDLRTGAATDADEYRASNPEGKAMIKAAAYLPPHEEPDDRYPFQLTTGRTLYHFHTRTKTGRAPQLNDAAPDVWVEVSAADAGALGLDEGDLVEVSTPRGSLRGRLRVTGIRTGLLFVPFHYGYWDTKAGSGPDGEVPGRAANETTVTDWDPVSKQPLFKTAAAALHLVERAHGEIAPAPTTTASAPTRHGSVPDTAGGPSAHVTEDTE
- a CDS encoding glutamine synthetase family protein: MNKQQEFVLRTLEERDIRFVRLWFTDVLGFLKSVAVAPAELEQAFDEGIGFDGSAIEGFARVYESDMIAKPDPSTFQVLPWRAEAPGTARMFCDILMPDGSPSFADPRYVLKRALAKTSDLGFTFYTHPEIEFFLLKDKPLDGSRPTPADNSGYFDHTPQNVGMDFRRQAITMLESMGISVEFSHHEGAPGQQEIDLRYADALSTADNIMTFRLVMKQVALEQGVQATFMPKPFSEHPGSGMHTHLSLFEGDRNAFYESGAEYQLSKVGRSFIAGLLRHAAEISAVTNQWVNSYKRIWGGSERTAGAGGEAPSYICWGHNNRSALIRVPMYKPGKTGSARVEVRSIDSGANPYLTYAVLLAAGLKGIEEGYELPPGADDDVWALRDAERRALGIEPLPQNLGEAIALMEKSELVAETLGEHVYDFFLRNKKQEWEEYRSEVTAFELRKNLPVL
- a CDS encoding DUF3105 domain-containing protein, with product MGSAKNTSNASRKARIEEMRRAERARDRRGRALTITVSAVVVAALGVGGYFLVSKASDDSDSDSKNSAQDWPKYKVSADGEKVWGKLGRTHVTKTVDYPMTPPVGGDHNQVWMNCNGDVYKKEIPEMNAVHSLEHGAVWVTYNDKAKPADLKKLEAKVKATPYSLMSPVKDQKDPVMLTAWAHQRTVTGADDPKVKEFFSTYVQGKQTPEPGAACTSGLAQ
- a CDS encoding DUF305 domain-containing protein gives rise to the protein MRRRTNWIVGGVVAAVVAGGGITAAVAATDSDSGGSPATSSADAGFARDMAVHHQQAVEMSYIVRDRTKDEDVRRLAYDIAQTQANQRGMLLGWLDLWELPKVPEGAPMEWMGMGDMPPGEDGALMPGMATGAELKRLGALGGKKAEIFYLQLMIRHHRGGVHMAQGCVERCEVSAERRLARGMVESQESEIELMSSMLKSRGAKP